GCCGTCGGCGTCGGCGGTGCCGGTGAGGGTCGCGGAGCCGTCGGCGCTGCGCAGGTCCAGCTCCCCGCCGGTCGCGGTGCCGCGCAGCCACACCTCGTCGCGGGCGTCGCAGACGTAGGCCACGGCCTCGTCGCCGGTGACGACGACCGCGACGGTCATCGGGCGGCCCTCGGTCCGGCCCGCGTAGGCGATCTCGTCGGGCCGGGCGCCCGCGTCCCGGTCGGCGCCCGCGGCGGCGGCGGGGTCCGGGACGACACCGACCACCCCCGGCGCGGGGATGGTGCCGATCCGCGGGGCGGCGGCGGGCGGGCCGGGGGCGGTGGCGCTCTCGGCGACGCGCACCGCGTCGCCCGCCGGCGGGGCCGCCAGGTGGTTGGTGGCGAACAGGCCGCCGCCGAGTACCCCGACGGCGAGCAGTGTCAGGAGGGGAGCGTTGCGGGTCATGACCGCCACACGGACGGGTGACGGCGGCGGTTCAGGTGAACCCCGTCCGGTCGCGGTCCGTGTGGGGATCAGGCGGCCGGACCGTGAGTAGGGTCCCCGCCCGTGGACCGGACAGGTGACCGTCGAGCCAGGGCGGACGAGGCGTTGGTCCACGCCGTCTACTCCGAACACGGACGGGCGATGCTGGTGTACGCGACACGACTGCTCGACGACCGCGCGGCGGCCGAGGACGTGGTCCAGGAGACCCTGATCCGGGCCTGGCGACACCCCGACGTGCTCACCAACGGCCGCGGCTCCGTCCGCGGCTGGTTGCTGACGGTGGTGCGCAACATCGTGATCGACCGCGTCCGGGCCCGCGACGCGCGTCCCCGCGAGGTCGCGGAGGAGCCCGAGCGCCCGCCCGTGGCCCGCGACCACGCCGACGCCGTGGCCGCCTCGGTCACCGTGCACGCGGCGCTCGGGTCGCTGTCCGACGAGCACCGCGCCGTGCTGGAGCAGGTCTACCTGCACGGCCGCAACCTCGACGAGGCCGCGGCGGCGCTCGGTGTCCCCAAGGGCACCGTCAAGTCGCGGTCGTTCTACGCGCTGCGCGCCCTGCGCTCGGCGATGGAGGCCGCCCGATGACGCTCCACGACCGCGGCGACCTCGGCGCTCACGCCCTCGGCCTGCTCGACGGCGACGACGCCCGCGCCGTCGACGCCCACCTCGCGACGTGCCCGGACTGCCGGGCCGAGTGGGAGTCGTTGCGCGGCACCGCGCTGGCGCTGCGGGAGCTGCCGCCGGAGACGTTCCTCGACGGCCCGCCCGACTCCGGGCTGCTGCTGCGCCGCACCGTCCGCGCGGTCCGCGCCGAGGGCGGTGGGGCGCGGCGCCGCACCCGGCTGGCGCTGGTGGCGGCCGCGGTCGCCGTCGCGGTGGCGCTGGCCGGCGGCGGGGCCCTGCTCGGGCGAGCGCTCGGCCCGTCGACGACGGTCTCCGCCGACTCCCGCACCCCCGGCTCCCGCACCGTCGAGGGCACCGCGGGCCCGATCGTCATGTCCGCCACGGTCACCCCGGCGGCGGGGTGGGTGCGGGTGGCGACGACGGTGCGCGGCATCGAGGCCGGGAAGCGCTGCACGATCATCGTGGTCGGCCGCGACGGCACCGAGAACGTGGCCGGGAGCTGGCTGGTCTCCCCCGCGTGGGAGGTCGAGGGCGGCA
This sequence is a window from Pseudonocardia petroleophila. Protein-coding genes within it:
- a CDS encoding sigma-70 family RNA polymerase sigma factor — encoded protein: MDRTGDRRARADEALVHAVYSEHGRAMLVYATRLLDDRAAAEDVVQETLIRAWRHPDVLTNGRGSVRGWLLTVVRNIVIDRVRARDARPREVAEEPERPPVARDHADAVAASVTVHAALGSLSDEHRAVLEQVYLHGRNLDEAAAALGVPKGTVKSRSFYALRALRSAMEAAR
- a CDS encoding anti-sigma factor family protein, yielding MTLHDRGDLGAHALGLLDGDDARAVDAHLATCPDCRAEWESLRGTALALRELPPETFLDGPPDSGLLLRRTVRAVRAEGGGARRRTRLALVAAAVAVAVALAGGGALLGRALGPSTTVSADSRTPGSRTVEGTAGPIVMSATVTPAAGWVRVATTVRGIEAGKRCTIIVVGRDGTENVAGSWLVSPAWEVEGGTVQGSTIIDPEDVLAVAIRDEGGTDLITLPV